The following proteins come from a genomic window of Nocardiopsis sp. YSL2:
- a CDS encoding DUF4244 domain-containing protein, translated as MPAPRLLPPDDHGMTTAEYALCTVTAVAFAGVLYAILTSDTVRDLLTSLVVDALGSGF; from the coding sequence ATGCCCGCACCACGGCTCCTGCCGCCCGACGACCACGGTATGACCACGGCCGAGTACGCCCTGTGCACGGTGACGGCCGTCGCGTTCGCGGGCGTCCTGTACGCCATCCTCACCAGCGACACCGTCCGGGACCTGCTCACCAGCCTCGTCGTCGATGCGCTCGGCTCCGGGTTCTGA
- a CDS encoding TadE family type IV pilus minor pilin: protein MRSAPGSDRGSATMETAMVLPSLLLVLVLALGAVATAAAHLSCADAARVGARALARGESAERARALALSAAPDNAEAALVVGADTAQVTVRVEFQVGPGLSLPVRAEATAPREPEV from the coding sequence ATGCGCTCGGCTCCGGGTTCTGACCGCGGCTCCGCCACCATGGAGACCGCGATGGTGCTGCCCTCGCTCCTGCTCGTGCTGGTCCTGGCCCTGGGCGCCGTCGCCACGGCGGCGGCCCACCTCTCCTGCGCCGACGCCGCGCGCGTGGGCGCCCGTGCCCTGGCCCGTGGGGAGAGCGCCGAGCGGGCCCGCGCGCTGGCGCTGTCCGCCGCGCCCGACAACGCCGAGGCCGCTCTGGTCGTCGGCGCCGACACGGCCCAGGTCACGGTCCGCGTCGAGTTCCAGGTGGGTCCGGGGCTGTCCCTTCCGGTCCGGGCCGAGGCCACCGCGCCACGGGAACCGGAGGTGTGA
- a CDS encoding DEAD/DEAH box helicase codes for MRRPEPVLPGVWRDDTRYPQVTHIEHVARNDGVSGEWPEWTPPHLVDRLAERGITGPWSHQAAAADLARSGRDVIIATGTASGKSLGFLMPAAEAVDAGGTVLYLSPTKALAQDQLRWITELGLPGLRAAVYDGDTSVEERSWVREHGNYVLTNPDMLHHGILPRHGAWSRFLRRLRYVVIDEAHRYRGVFGSHVAQILRRLRRVCARYRSEPVFVLASATSGAPAESATRLTGVPVTAVDEDGSPRPGMSVALVEPELTDLTGENGAPVRRTAPSQAAEMLVDLVRDGVRTLVFVRSRQGAEVVAMTAQRLLSERGDHTLAGRVAAYRGGYLASERRGLEEALRSGELLGLVSTNALELGVDISGLDAVLIAGWPGTLASLWQQAGRAGRRGEDALAVFIARDDPLDTYLAHHPDAIFGRSVEATVLDPENPHILDPHLCAAAQELPITREDFAMFGSATEGRLAELVSRGLLRKRPRGWFWTSNERASDLADIRGAGGPPVQIVDIGSGQLLGEIDEAAAHGTVHPGAVYLHQGATYLVADLDLEEGVALVRAEEPPYSTWARDTTDITVRSTLRREEWPSGAVVNFGEVEVRRQVVGFLKRDVRTGTVLGEQPLDMPERTLPTRAVWWTLPADGEARLRKEDVPLLGAAHAAEHAAIGLLPLLATCDRWDIGGVSTAVHGDTGLLTVFVYDGYAGGAGFADRGYTRAREWLTATRSAIADCECDQGCPSCIQSPKCGTGNEPLSKSGALRLLDEVLVTA; via the coding sequence ATGAGGCGACCGGAGCCCGTGCTTCCCGGTGTGTGGCGTGACGATACCCGGTACCCGCAGGTGACCCACATCGAACACGTGGCCCGCAACGACGGCGTCAGCGGGGAGTGGCCGGAATGGACACCGCCCCACCTGGTCGACAGGCTCGCCGAACGCGGGATCACGGGTCCGTGGTCCCACCAGGCTGCCGCCGCCGACCTCGCTCGTTCGGGCCGTGATGTGATCATAGCCACGGGTACCGCCTCGGGAAAGTCACTCGGGTTCCTTATGCCCGCCGCGGAGGCGGTTGACGCGGGTGGAACCGTGCTCTACCTCTCGCCGACCAAAGCGCTCGCCCAGGACCAGCTCCGCTGGATCACCGAGTTGGGCCTGCCGGGCCTGCGCGCGGCCGTCTACGACGGCGACACCTCGGTCGAGGAACGCTCGTGGGTGCGCGAGCACGGCAATTACGTCCTCACCAATCCGGACATGCTCCACCACGGGATCCTGCCGCGTCACGGGGCGTGGTCGCGCTTCCTGCGGCGGTTGCGCTACGTGGTGATCGACGAGGCGCACCGCTACCGGGGGGTCTTCGGCTCGCACGTGGCGCAGATCCTGCGGCGGCTGCGCCGGGTGTGCGCCCGGTACCGGTCCGAGCCGGTGTTCGTGCTCGCGTCGGCGACCTCCGGCGCCCCCGCGGAGAGCGCCACGCGGCTGACGGGGGTGCCCGTCACGGCCGTGGACGAGGACGGCTCGCCGCGGCCGGGGATGTCGGTGGCACTGGTGGAGCCGGAGCTGACCGATCTGACGGGGGAGAACGGTGCTCCGGTGCGCCGGACCGCGCCGTCCCAGGCCGCCGAAATGCTCGTTGACCTGGTGCGGGACGGGGTGCGCACGCTCGTGTTCGTGCGCTCGCGGCAGGGGGCGGAAGTCGTCGCGATGACCGCCCAGCGCCTGTTGTCGGAGCGGGGCGACCACACGCTGGCGGGGCGGGTGGCCGCTTACCGGGGCGGCTATCTGGCGTCGGAACGGCGCGGTCTGGAGGAGGCGCTGCGCTCGGGTGAACTCCTGGGACTGGTGAGCACCAACGCGCTCGAACTCGGGGTCGACATCAGCGGGCTCGACGCCGTCCTCATCGCCGGATGGCCGGGCACCCTGGCGTCGCTGTGGCAGCAGGCGGGCCGCGCCGGACGGCGCGGCGAGGACGCCCTGGCGGTGTTCATCGCGCGCGACGACCCCCTGGACACCTACCTCGCCCACCACCCGGATGCCATTTTCGGACGCTCAGTCGAGGCCACGGTCCTTGACCCGGAAAACCCCCACATCTTGGATCCCCACCTGTGTGCGGCCGCCCAGGAGCTGCCGATCACGCGTGAGGACTTCGCGATGTTCGGATCCGCAACGGAGGGGCGACTGGCCGAACTCGTCTCGCGGGGATTGTTGCGCAAGCGTCCGAGGGGCTGGTTCTGGACCAGCAATGAAAGGGCAAGTGACCTCGCCGATATTCGGGGCGCGGGTGGCCCTCCCGTGCAGATCGTGGACATCGGCAGCGGGCAGCTGCTCGGGGAGATCGACGAGGCCGCCGCACACGGCACCGTCCACCCCGGAGCGGTCTACCTCCATCAGGGGGCGACCTATCTGGTGGCGGACCTGGACCTGGAGGAGGGCGTCGCCCTGGTGCGCGCCGAGGAGCCGCCGTACAGCACGTGGGCGCGCGACACCACGGACATCACGGTCCGCTCCACCCTGCGCCGGGAGGAGTGGCCGAGCGGGGCGGTGGTGAACTTCGGCGAGGTCGAGGTGCGCCGCCAGGTGGTGGGGTTCCTCAAGCGCGACGTGCGCACGGGTACGGTCCTGGGCGAGCAGCCCCTGGACATGCCCGAGCGGACCCTGCCCACCCGGGCGGTGTGGTGGACGCTTCCCGCCGACGGGGAGGCCCGCCTGCGCAAGGAGGACGTGCCGCTGCTGGGCGCCGCCCACGCCGCCGAGCACGCCGCGATCGGCCTGCTGCCGCTTCTGGCGACCTGCGACCGATGGGACATCGGTGGTGTGTCGACCGCGGTGCACGGTGACACCGGCCTGCTGACGGTGTTCGTCTACGACGGCTACGCGGGCGGTGCGGGCTTCGCGGACCGGGGGTACACCCGGGCACGCGAGTGGCTCACCGCCACCCGGTCGGCGATCGCGGACTGCGAGTGCGACCAGGGCTGCCCGTCCTGCATCCAGTCCCCCAAGTGCGGGACCGGCAACGAGCCGCTGAGCAAGTCCGGGGCCCTGCGCCTGCTGGACGAGGTCCTCGTCACGGCCTGA
- a CDS encoding Crp/Fnr family transcriptional regulator, giving the protein MDEEDTAGLRASVSEVRLGRGQTLFSEGDEGDRLYVILSGKVKLTRTAVDGRENLLGVLGPSEMFGELSLFDPRPRTASAVAVTDSVLAGLGHDDLRPFLSSRPHVSLQLLKSLAARLRRTNDVMADLVFTDVPGRVAKALLELADKFGKEGEDGLHVHHDLTQEELAQLVGASRETVNKALAEFALRGWLRIEAKAVVLLDVERMRRRAR; this is encoded by the coding sequence TTGGACGAGGAGGACACGGCCGGGCTGCGCGCCTCGGTGAGCGAGGTCCGTCTCGGCCGGGGTCAGACCCTGTTCAGCGAGGGTGACGAGGGCGACCGCCTGTACGTCATCCTCAGCGGGAAGGTGAAGCTGACCCGCACGGCCGTGGACGGCCGCGAGAACCTCCTGGGCGTACTCGGCCCCAGCGAGATGTTCGGTGAGCTTTCCCTGTTCGACCCGCGCCCGCGTACCGCGAGCGCCGTGGCCGTCACCGACTCGGTGCTGGCGGGACTGGGGCACGACGACCTGCGCCCGTTCCTGTCCAGCCGCCCGCACGTGTCGCTCCAGCTGCTGAAGTCGCTGGCCGCGCGTCTGCGCCGGACCAACGACGTGATGGCCGACCTGGTCTTCACCGACGTGCCCGGCCGCGTGGCCAAGGCCCTGCTGGAGCTCGCCGACAAGTTCGGCAAGGAGGGCGAGGACGGACTGCACGTCCACCACGACCTCACCCAGGAGGAGCTCGCCCAGCTGGTCGGCGCCTCGCGCGAGACGGTGAACAAGGCGCTCGCCGAGTTCGCCCTGCGCGGCTGGCTGCGGATCGAGGCCAAGGCGGTCGTCCTGCTGGACGTCGAGCGGATGCGCCGCCGCGCCCGCTAG
- a CDS encoding type II secretion system F family protein produces the protein MLAAAAAFAVSAAAAVFGPVGGLVAAGAGTALWIRARRGRVRPDRLPVTGDLPVVIGLLAAGVRAGATVQGCLPPVARAVGGRLGAELAAVAERLRLGADPEQAWRRSALPEPLAAVGRDLARAADTGAPVADLLDRHVTDLRRELRARATARVERLGVLVVAPLGLCFLPAFVLIGIVPMAADLLARALP, from the coding sequence ATGCTCGCCGCGGCCGCCGCGTTCGCGGTGTCCGCGGCGGCGGCGGTGTTCGGCCCGGTGGGCGGGTTGGTCGCCGCCGGGGCGGGCACGGCCCTGTGGATTCGGGCACGTCGCGGCCGGGTCCGACCCGACCGGTTGCCCGTGACGGGGGACCTGCCCGTGGTGATCGGTCTGCTCGCCGCCGGTGTGCGGGCCGGAGCGACGGTTCAGGGGTGTCTGCCCCCGGTGGCGCGTGCGGTGGGCGGGCGGCTCGGCGCGGAGCTGGCGGCGGTGGCCGAACGGCTCCGGCTGGGAGCCGATCCCGAGCAGGCCTGGCGGCGGTCGGCGCTGCCCGAGCCGTTGGCCGCGGTGGGCCGCGACCTCGCGCGGGCGGCCGACACCGGAGCCCCGGTGGCCGACCTGTTGGACCGGCACGTCACCGATCTGCGGCGTGAGCTGAGGGCCCGGGCGACCGCCCGCGTGGAACGGCTGGGGGTGCTGGTGGTGGCGCCGCTGGGCCTGTGCTTCCTGCCGGCGTTCGTGCTGATCGGCATCGTCCCGATGGCCGCGGACCTGCTGGCCCGGGCCCTGCCGTGA
- a CDS encoding ATP-binding protein — MATITLTISALPAHVRTARLMAATVARRAGIAASAIDEIRLAVGEACSRAVAAHKLHCPAQPIQLQLIDGSASGSAADQDTAGGRPDAPGRPLRANGSATQRFEVVVSDRAPAKDTEESADHSEPILDGLFLDGEDTPPGGISGFSPGLGLAVITGLADEVRIEPTDQGTVVRMSWPLAAKHAQDPSSN; from the coding sequence ATGGCAACCATCACGCTCACCATCAGCGCGCTTCCGGCCCACGTGCGCACCGCGCGGCTCATGGCCGCGACGGTCGCACGCCGGGCCGGCATCGCCGCCTCGGCGATCGACGAGATCAGACTGGCGGTCGGTGAGGCCTGCTCACGGGCGGTGGCGGCCCACAAGCTCCACTGCCCCGCACAGCCGATCCAGCTCCAGCTGATCGATGGCAGCGCCTCCGGTTCGGCCGCGGATCAGGACACGGCGGGGGGTCGACCCGACGCCCCGGGCCGTCCCCTGCGCGCCAACGGGAGCGCCACACAGCGCTTCGAGGTCGTCGTGTCCGACCGTGCCCCGGCCAAGGACACGGAGGAGTCCGCCGACCACAGCGAGCCCATCCTCGACGGACTCTTCCTGGACGGCGAGGACACACCTCCCGGCGGGATCTCCGGGTTCTCCCCGGGCCTCGGCCTGGCGGTCATCACCGGGCTCGCCGACGAGGTCAGGATCGAACCGACCGACCAGGGCACGGTCGTGCGCATGAGCTGGCCGCTCGCGGCCAAACACGCGCAGGACCCCAGCTCCAACTAG
- a CDS encoding Rv3654c family TadE-like protein has product MRADTGSATVWWVALCTLLWFLTLAVLMTASVRIDRDRATTAADFAALAAAARAAQGADHACERARAIAEANRAALHTCGLDGPVAEVSVSVPSSVLDRTITARARAGPAHAVRPID; this is encoded by the coding sequence GTGCGCGCCGACACCGGGTCCGCCACCGTCTGGTGGGTGGCGCTGTGCACCCTGCTGTGGTTCCTCACCCTCGCCGTGCTCATGACGGCCTCCGTACGGATCGACCGGGACCGGGCGACCACCGCCGCCGACTTCGCCGCGCTCGCGGCCGCGGCCCGGGCCGCGCAGGGCGCGGACCACGCCTGCGAGCGGGCCCGCGCCATCGCCGAGGCCAACCGGGCCGCACTCCACACCTGTGGCCTCGACGGCCCGGTCGCCGAGGTGTCGGTGTCAGTGCCCTCCTCCGTCCTGGACCGGACCATCACCGCCCGAGCCCGGGCGGGCCCGGCCCACGCCGTCCGGCCCATCGACTGA
- the ssd gene encoding septum site-determining protein Ssd yields the protein MDVRSRPLLATADPALLDDLLRLASAASTEVNVARTVDQALRSWTHAPLAVVGADLRAALRTADPPPHPRLVVVGRTTDGTRPAPAAPPGSGTAQLLLPRDESALAGLLARAEAPARAPAPTVSVVGGRGGAGSSLLGAALALAGERAGRSTALLDTDPLGCGSDLYLGCDDTGSGDRTGWGDLLVRHGRVHWRDLREGLPGTPRISVLTWTRSSGPATTGPLPVGAARAVLASARHGTDLVVADLPRAPAPASAVFLNRSDVVYVVVPADVPSVVAAARMVPWLVEESASVQVVVRGAHGELTADAVAGTLGLPLGADLPDEPGLDRDLAAGRVPARHRRSPLAGFADRAVAELSRAREAR from the coding sequence TTGGACGTTCGTTCCCGCCCCCTGCTCGCCACCGCCGACCCCGCCCTCCTCGACGACCTCCTCCGACTGGCCTCGGCCGCCTCCACCGAGGTGAACGTCGCCCGCACCGTGGACCAGGCACTGCGCTCCTGGACCCACGCTCCGCTGGCCGTGGTCGGCGCCGACCTGCGCGCCGCGCTGCGCACGGCCGATCCTCCCCCGCACCCCCGCCTCGTCGTGGTGGGCCGCACCACCGACGGGACCCGGCCCGCGCCCGCCGCACCACCGGGATCCGGCACCGCACAGCTGCTGTTGCCCAGGGACGAGTCCGCCCTGGCCGGCCTCCTGGCGCGGGCCGAAGCCCCCGCCCGGGCCCCGGCGCCCACCGTGTCGGTCGTCGGAGGCCGCGGCGGCGCGGGATCGAGCCTGCTCGGGGCGGCCCTCGCCCTGGCGGGTGAACGGGCGGGGCGCTCCACGGCCCTGCTCGACACCGACCCCCTGGGCTGCGGTTCCGACCTCTACCTCGGGTGCGACGACACCGGTTCGGGCGACCGCACGGGGTGGGGCGACCTCCTCGTGCGCCACGGCCGGGTGCACTGGCGCGATCTGCGCGAGGGCCTGCCGGGAACGCCCCGGATCTCCGTCCTGACCTGGACGCGCAGCTCGGGTCCGGCCACGACGGGGCCGCTGCCCGTGGGGGCGGCCCGAGCCGTTCTGGCCTCCGCCCGGCACGGGACCGATCTCGTGGTCGCGGACCTGCCCCGCGCCCCCGCTCCGGCGTCGGCCGTCTTCCTCAACCGCTCGGACGTCGTCTACGTGGTGGTGCCCGCCGACGTCCCCTCCGTGGTGGCGGCGGCACGGATGGTGCCCTGGCTGGTGGAGGAGTCCGCGTCGGTCCAGGTCGTGGTGCGCGGCGCCCACGGCGAACTGACCGCCGACGCCGTGGCCGGGACGCTCGGACTGCCGCTGGGCGCGGACCTGCCGGACGAGCCGGGGCTCGACCGGGACCTGGCCGCGGGCCGGGTCCCGGCCCGGCACCGGCGCTCGCCCCTGGCCGGGTTCGCCGACCGCGCCGTCGCCGAGCTGTCCCGGGCACGGGAGGCACGGTGA
- a CDS encoding CoA pyrophosphatase — MNPTPLWLASLTDAATTMTVPEPMRPPGEGGRRSAVLILFGEGPQGPDLLLIQRNDGLRRHSGQPAFPGGRIEPTDPSPEAAALREAEEETGLIRDGVDVVGRMPELYLRFSDFRVAPVLGWWRDPCEVRPTDTVEVAAVARVPIADLAEPGNRVMVRYGNGLGWGPGFRVNGMLVWGFTGTVVDRLLVLGGWELPWHREGLTDVFEATPQGLRPVG, encoded by the coding sequence ATGAATCCGACCCCGCTCTGGCTGGCCTCGCTCACGGACGCCGCCACCACCATGACCGTGCCCGAGCCCATGCGCCCGCCGGGCGAGGGCGGACGGCGGTCCGCGGTGCTCATCCTCTTCGGGGAGGGGCCCCAGGGTCCCGACCTGCTGTTGATCCAGCGCAACGACGGGCTGCGGCGGCACTCGGGCCAGCCGGCCTTCCCCGGTGGCCGGATCGAGCCGACCGACCCCTCCCCCGAGGCGGCGGCGCTGCGGGAGGCCGAGGAGGAGACGGGCCTGATCCGCGACGGCGTCGACGTGGTGGGCCGCATGCCGGAGCTCTACCTGCGCTTCAGCGACTTCCGTGTGGCCCCGGTCCTCGGCTGGTGGCGCGACCCCTGCGAGGTGCGGCCCACCGACACCGTCGAGGTCGCCGCGGTGGCGCGCGTGCCGATCGCGGACCTGGCGGAGCCCGGGAACCGCGTCATGGTCCGCTACGGGAACGGCCTGGGATGGGGCCCGGGCTTTCGCGTGAACGGGATGCTCGTGTGGGGGTTCACCGGCACGGTCGTCGACCGGCTCCTCGTCCTGGGAGGCTGGGAACTTCCCTGGCACCGCGAGGGTCTCACTGACGTGTTCGAAGCAACTCCGCAAGGCCTCAGGCCGGTCGGGTAG
- the nth gene encoding endonuclease III, translating to MPRDTPDAPVRSSTPPGESRLALVRRARKMYRALVDLYPDAHCELNFTTPLELLVATILSAQCTDKRVNLVTPALFARYPDAEAYASAGREELEEMIRSTGFFRAKANSLIGLGQALCERHGGEVPGNLADLVKLPGVGRKTANVLLGNAFGVPGITVDTHFGRLVRRFGWTDEQDPVKVEHAIGALFPAKDWTMLSHRVVWHGRRVCHARRPACGACGLARWCPSFGEGPTDEATAAKLLRMRSFA from the coding sequence ATGCCCCGTGACACACCTGACGCGCCCGTGCGGTCGTCCACTCCGCCGGGCGAGAGCCGACTCGCGCTGGTCCGGCGTGCCCGCAAGATGTACCGCGCACTCGTCGATCTGTACCCCGACGCGCACTGCGAACTGAACTTCACGACCCCGCTCGAACTGCTGGTCGCGACGATCCTGTCGGCCCAGTGCACCGACAAGAGGGTCAACCTCGTCACCCCCGCCCTCTTCGCGCGCTACCCCGACGCGGAGGCCTACGCCTCCGCCGGGCGCGAGGAACTGGAGGAGATGATCCGGTCGACCGGGTTCTTCCGGGCCAAGGCCAACAGCCTCATCGGGTTGGGCCAGGCCTTGTGCGAACGGCACGGTGGCGAGGTTCCGGGGAACCTCGCCGACCTGGTCAAACTACCTGGTGTAGGACGAAAGACCGCAAACGTACTGCTCGGTAACGCCTTCGGTGTGCCTGGTATCACGGTCGACACCCACTTCGGCCGCCTCGTCCGCCGGTTCGGGTGGACCGACGAACAGGACCCCGTCAAGGTCGAGCACGCGATCGGCGCGCTCTTCCCGGCCAAGGACTGGACCATGCTCTCCCACCGCGTGGTCTGGCACGGACGGCGCGTCTGCCACGCCCGTCGGCCCGCGTGCGGCGCCTGCGGCCTGGCCCGCTGGTGCCCGTCCTTCGGGGAGGGGCCGACCGACGAGGCGACCGCGGCCAAGCTGCTCAGGATGCGCTCCTTCGCCTGA
- a CDS encoding helix-turn-helix transcriptional regulator, which translates to MARKTRVTNSIRALRFARDEMTQAELADRVGVTRQTVIAIEKGRYSPTLEMAFQISRALGAPLEEVFQYPDDPGPTGVAGDA; encoded by the coding sequence GTGGCCAGGAAGACGAGAGTCACCAACAGCATCCGGGCGCTGCGCTTCGCGCGCGACGAGATGACCCAGGCGGAGCTGGCCGACCGCGTCGGCGTGACCCGGCAGACCGTCATCGCCATCGAGAAGGGGCGCTACTCGCCCACGCTGGAGATGGCCTTCCAGATCTCCCGGGCGCTCGGCGCGCCGTTGGAGGAGGTCTTCCAGTACCCCGACGACCCCGGGCCGACCGGGGTCGCGGGCGACGCCTGA
- a CDS encoding STAS domain-containing protein, with protein sequence MDLKLDHYTEGDTEIVVVEGEIDVYTAPRLRELLIDLVNKGNFHLVVNMEKVEFLDSTGLGVLVGGLKRVRAHDGTLDLVCTQERILKIFRITGLTKVFGIHGSVQEAIDKRSSK encoded by the coding sequence GTGGACTTGAAGCTTGATCATTACACCGAGGGCGACACCGAGATCGTCGTCGTTGAGGGTGAGATCGATGTCTATACCGCGCCCCGGCTCCGCGAGCTGCTGATCGATCTGGTCAACAAGGGCAACTTCCACCTCGTGGTCAACATGGAGAAGGTGGAGTTCCTCGACTCGACGGGGCTCGGAGTGCTCGTGGGCGGCCTGAAGCGCGTCCGCGCGCACGACGGCACGCTCGACCTGGTCTGCACCCAGGAGCGCATCCTGAAGATCTTCCGGATCACCGGTCTCACGAAGGTCTTCGGTATCCACGGCTCGGTGCAGGAAGCCATTGACAAGCGTTCCTCCAAGTAG
- a CDS encoding type II secretion system F family protein yields MRSSGAREATARRRAVIALCRVLATELRAGQPPWDALRLSADEAGPALAGVSDTASLRAAAGRDPDLGGLGYLAVCWEVAADTGAPLADVVDTLAEGLTEQEERRAEAAARTAGPRTTAMVLGGLPLVGLLMASGLGGSPLVFLFTTPLGLACLALGVVLDLLGAWWTLRMVRSALAEP; encoded by the coding sequence ATGAGGTCGTCCGGCGCCCGTGAGGCAACGGCGCGCCGCCGGGCGGTGATAGCGCTCTGCCGGGTCCTGGCCACGGAGTTACGCGCCGGCCAACCGCCCTGGGACGCACTTCGGCTGTCGGCCGACGAAGCCGGACCGGCTCTGGCGGGCGTGAGCGATACCGCGTCGCTGCGTGCCGCGGCCGGGCGTGATCCGGATCTGGGCGGGCTGGGCTACCTGGCGGTGTGCTGGGAGGTCGCCGCGGACACGGGAGCGCCACTCGCCGACGTGGTGGACACACTCGCCGAAGGACTGACCGAACAGGAGGAACGGCGTGCCGAAGCGGCCGCGCGCACGGCGGGGCCGCGCACGACGGCCATGGTCCTCGGCGGGCTGCCGCTGGTGGGGCTGCTGATGGCGTCCGGGCTCGGCGGGTCTCCGTTGGTCTTCCTGTTCACCACACCGCTGGGTCTGGCGTGCCTGGCGCTGGGCGTGGTGCTCGACCTGCTGGGGGCGTGGTGGACCCTGCGCATGGTGCGCTCCGCCCTGGCCGAGCCCTGA
- a CDS encoding MarP family serine protease gives MLDVVLFVLLLLFAITGYRQGFIVGVFSFGGFIGGGVLAALTAPDLIRDWVGDTGRQALLAIAVVFLSAALGQFLASYLGTMVRNQVTWDSARVIDAVGGAIVSGLSVLLVAWFIGSTVANSALPYVATQVRDSRILQSVDSLMPEAAHNGFSTFRRIVDQSSFPQVFSGLGTGELAEVEPPDPDVLTTQELIDSSRSVVKVLGTAPECQQRVEGTGFVYGEDRIMTNAHVVAGVTDDLRVVTRDGYQLEATLVLFDPQQDLAVLDVPGLDLDPLEFDHEAVQGDDAVVAGFPRNSGFTAVPARVRAKQTAQGPDFYHSQQVSREIYQVRAVVRPGNSGGPLLSPDGSVYGVVFAAATNEDETGYVLTADEIAENAQAGLAATDEVSAQVCE, from the coding sequence GTGCTCGACGTCGTCCTGTTCGTCCTGCTCCTGCTGTTCGCCATTACCGGCTACCGCCAGGGGTTCATCGTCGGTGTCTTCAGTTTCGGGGGGTTCATCGGCGGTGGCGTCCTCGCCGCGCTCACCGCGCCCGACCTCATCCGTGACTGGGTGGGGGACACGGGCCGCCAGGCGCTGCTGGCCATCGCCGTGGTCTTCCTGTCCGCCGCCCTGGGCCAGTTCCTCGCCTCCTACCTGGGCACCATGGTGCGCAACCAGGTCACGTGGGACTCCGCCCGGGTGATCGACGCGGTGGGCGGCGCGATCGTCAGCGGGCTGTCGGTCCTGCTGGTGGCGTGGTTCATCGGCAGCACGGTGGCCAACTCGGCGCTGCCGTACGTGGCCACGCAGGTGAGGGACTCGCGGATCCTGCAGTCGGTGGACTCGCTGATGCCGGAGGCCGCGCACAACGGGTTCTCGACCTTCCGCCGGATCGTGGACCAGAGCTCCTTCCCGCAGGTGTTCAGCGGGCTCGGTACGGGCGAGCTGGCCGAGGTGGAACCGCCGGACCCGGACGTGCTCACCACGCAGGAACTGATCGACTCCAGCCGCAGCGTGGTGAAGGTGCTCGGGACCGCCCCGGAGTGCCAGCAGCGGGTGGAGGGGACCGGCTTCGTCTACGGCGAGGACCGGATCATGACCAACGCGCACGTGGTCGCGGGTGTCACCGACGACCTGCGGGTGGTGACGCGGGACGGCTACCAGCTCGAGGCGACCCTGGTGCTGTTCGACCCCCAGCAGGACCTGGCGGTGCTGGACGTGCCCGGCCTGGACCTGGATCCGCTGGAGTTCGACCACGAGGCCGTGCAGGGCGACGACGCCGTCGTGGCGGGCTTCCCGCGCAACAGCGGCTTCACGGCCGTACCGGCCAGGGTCCGGGCCAAGCAGACGGCGCAGGGGCCGGACTTCTACCACTCGCAGCAGGTGAGCCGGGAGATCTACCAGGTGCGCGCGGTGGTCCGCCCGGGCAACTCCGGCGGTCCGCTGCTGTCCCCGGACGGATCGGTCTACGGCGTGGTCTTCGCGGCCGCCACGAACGAGGACGAGACGGGCTACGTCCTGACCGCCGACGAGATCGCTGAGAACGCGCAGGCCGGACTGGCGGCCACGGATGAGGTCTCCGCCCAGGTCTGCGAGTGA